The Tolypothrix sp. NIES-4075 DNA segment GGCTTACATAGAAGCAATGGCAAGTGGTTTACCTGTTGTCGCTACTGACGACGAAATGCGGCGTTACATTGTCGCTGACGCTGGTGTATTGTGTGACGTAACTAACCCAGATACTTACGCGGCTGCACTTGCAAAAGTTCTTGATGACAAAAGAGAAATACAACCACGATTGAACGCTATGCGCTTCAGCTGGGATGCAGTCACATTAAGCTACCGGGACGCTATTTTACAAACGATTCTATCTAAAGAAAAATTGTTAGCATAAACTTATTAAATTCAGGGGGTTTCTATGCCTAAAGTTTCTGTAATTATCCCGGCTTACAATGCTCTTGCTTATCTTCCAGAAACAATAGAGAGCGTTTTCAAACAGACATTTTCTGACTTTGAAGTGTTAATAGTTGATGATGGTAGTTCCGATGGAACTGCGGCATGGGCAACGCAAATCACAGATTCGCGAGTGAAACTAATTTGCCAAAAAAATCAAGGTTCATCTGTTGCGAGAAATACAGGTATTACTGCCGCTAAAGGTGAGTATATCGCGCTTTTAGATGCTGATGATTTATGGGAACCAACCAAATTAGAAAAGCAAGTACGTTTTCTTGAACAAAATCCCTCAATCGGGTTAGTAGATACCTGGACAATTTTAATTAACCAACAAGGTAAATCTACAGGAAGAATAATTGTTTCTTTCGCTGAAGGTGATGTCTGGAAACAACTTGTGCAATTTAAACCAGTTTGTTGCTGTGACAGTACACCTTTGATTCGTCGCAGTTGTTTTGAGAATGTTGGATTATTTAATCCAGATTTACCTTATCTCGAAGATTTAGATATGTGGATTCGTCTTGCTTATGTTTATGAATTTGCAGCAATAAAAGAACCTTTGGTTCGTTATCGACAGCATCCTCAAAGTAAGTCTACTAACTGTAAAGGAACTTTAGAAGCTTTTCGGACAATCATTGAAAACGCTTTTGAAACTGTACCCGCTGAATTACTACCTTTAAGAGATAAAGGATATGCTCGCGTTAATCTATACTTAGCTTGGAGAGCGATAAATAATAAAGATTACGAACAAGCAATTCATTATAATCATCAAGCGATCGCTCATCATCCACAACTAATTTTATCTTGGGATTTTCTGC contains these protein-coding regions:
- a CDS encoding glycosyltransferase family 2 protein, which translates into the protein MPKVSVIIPAYNALAYLPETIESVFKQTFSDFEVLIVDDGSSDGTAAWATQITDSRVKLICQKNQGSSVARNTGITAAKGEYIALLDADDLWEPTKLEKQVRFLEQNPSIGLVDTWTILINQQGKSTGRIIVSFAEGDVWKQLVQFKPVCCCDSTPLIRRSCFENVGLFNPDLPYLEDLDMWIRLAYVYEFAAIKEPLVRYRQHPQSKSTNCKGTLEAFRTIIENAFETVPAELLPLRDKGYARVNLYLAWRAINNKDYEQAIHYNHQAIAHHPQLILSWDFLRQSIALALLKRLGSQTYDRVRSLVQTMRRNISTPVT